A region from the Lolium perenne isolate Kyuss_39 chromosome 4, Kyuss_2.0, whole genome shotgun sequence genome encodes:
- the LOC127323711 gene encoding uncharacterized protein yields the protein MEVKLVVTLVAWMLFCISKKGNAECGLKDLSVTQTSVPGQTGRYLVTVQNKCICTQTQVKLACSGFNSTIPVDPAGAITADGDNALCTLNGGSPVTMDHALKFYYVWSTEFSFAPVDSHISCSVA from the exons ATGGAGGTCAAGCTGGTAGTGACCCTTGTGGCGTGGATGCTATTCTGCATTAGCAAGAAAG GCAATGCAGAGTGCGGCTTGAAAGATCTGAGCGTCACCCAAACCTCCGTGCCGGGGCAGACAGGACGGTACTTGGTGACAGTGCAGAACAAGTGCATCTGCACGCAGACCCAAGTGAAACTGGCGTGCTCGGGGTTCAACTCCACCATCCCCGTCGACCCGGCCGGTGCCATCACGGCCGACGGAGACAACGCGCTCTGCACCCTCAACGGTGGCAGCCCGGTTACGATGGACCACGCGCTCAAGTTCTACTACGTGTGGAGCACCGAGTTCAGCTTCGCACCCGTGGACTCACACATCTCGTGCTCTGTGGCATGA
- the LOC127323684 gene encoding uncharacterized protein, translating into MENKVVSRVVITGVLMLCLGLLHHAQALGCSPSQLQCIEVCDDEDIPHEQCVKECGCSELNLLFHSKPAGLGLQRAQVGGCSPSQIQCVEVCDDEGTPHETCVKECGCSEVNLLHSKAAGQRRCRLGCSSKCNHANKLDISAGVKEQCKDVCDSLCAKGIDIAATAA; encoded by the exons ATGGAGAACAAAGTTGTTAGCAGGGTCGTGATCACTGGTGTGCTCATGCTATGTCTCGGGCTGCTGCACCACGCTCAGGCCTTAGGTTGCAGCCCTTCTCAGCTGCAGTGCATTGAGGTGTGCGACGACGAGGACATCCCGCACGAGCAGTGTGTGAAAGAATGTGGCTGCAGCGAGCTGAACCTGCTGTTTCACTCCAAGCCAGCTG GTCTCGGACTGCAGCGCGCTCAGGTCGGTGGCTGTAGCCCTTCTCAGATACAGTGCGTTGAGGTATGCGACGACGAGGGTACCCCGCATGAAACTTGTGTGAAGGAATGTGGCTGCAGCGAGGTGAACCTCCTTCACTCCAAGGCAGCTG GCCAACGTCGCTGCAGGCTGGGTTGCTCGTCCAAGTGCAACCACGCAAACAAAC TTGATATCAGCGCAGGCGTGAAGGAACAGTGTAAGGATGTGTGCGACAGTCTCTGCGCAAAGGGCATCGATATAGCTGCTACCGCTGCTTAA